The Vibrio tapetis subsp. tapetis genome segment GTTCTGCTTCTTTGATTCGGGATATATCACGCGCAACGCCACAGACAAAGATCGGCTCGTCATTCGCGTCAAAGATGGGCACAAATAGGGTATCGACGAAGACAGGTTTCTCGTCTTTTGTTGCAAACTGTTCAAAAGAAACCGGTTTTCGTGCCGCAATTGCCTGTCGATAAGTCTCGTACAAGCCTTCGACTATGTCATCGTCCCACGTTTCACGAATGTTGTAACGGTGAATGGGATCGTCTGGCTCAAACCCCATGATCGCCCGTGAAGCGGGGTTGTTGTCATACAAGGTAAACTCACCGTTAGGCTCAACCGCCATAATGAACATTAAGTCGACCGAGTGTTTCCATAATTTTGAAAAACACTCTCTCACGACATCGTCATGTTCATTTTGATCAAAACTTTGTCTCATGATATCAACTCCTTGATGTACACATTCGTGTAAAACACAACTGTTGTGCATTGGCCTGCATGTAGCTATCTTCGACACTGGTTCCGTGGGCTGTCCATAGGTTCACTATCAGTTTATCGGCCTCTCGGTCCAGATACCCACTCACTGAAATAGGTAGGCCACTGAGCCCTTTACCTGCAACACTTAAACTCCGACGCTCCACATCCGCCCCCAGTAAAGCAGGCAAAGTATCTGCAAAGCCTTTGAGTGTCGTTACCTTGTTATGCTGTTCAAATTGTACGTTGAGCAAACCTTGTCTTTCATCGACGACTGCACATTGAAGCGTTAACTCATGCTGCTCATCCCACCAAGTGCCATTAAACGGAGAACTCACTAATTCACTTTGATTGAATAAATTTGATAACAATTGATTGTCTTCTTGTTTCTCAACCGAGCTGCATTTATCAAACATCAATTTATCGATAAAATCTCCAACTTGTGCGCCCCCGTAATGGTTGGTCGCGACCAAAGAGTTAATCACAGATAATTGAGTATCATTCACCATTTGGCCACAGTACGTCGACATCCAACGCCAACTGTCGTTAGGTTCAGCGTCCGCATCATGCGCACGCCAAGTGATCGCCAGCGCGACTGCCTGCCCTTCCGCTTGAGTAGGGTTATGCTCTGAACTCCAGCCGTATACATAGTAACAACCGGATGCGCCAGTGGTCGATGAGTAGGTTCCCCATACTTCACCACTAGGCTGAGTTAATAAGTCCATTTGCGAGCCATAGCTATTTTCCCAGCGTCCCGTCAGTTTAAAATCGCTTGAAAAATCTTTTTGATAGATCGCAGGTGGCTTAGTTTGACGAGTTTTTATCACTTGGGGGCCTTCGGGCTTGTTAAACAGCCACATCCCGACAGGCTCAAGTTGACCAGCGTCATTCATTCGGTATTGATATACGGTGTAAAGGCTGTCCATCACGACCGAGCCGACCAATGTTAATGCATCCAACCCTTGCATAGGTTGAAATTGCGGCACCGTTTTTCCCTCTAGGTCACCATGCTCAATGGTTACATCATACAAATCCTTGGGTATCTCGATTTCACCGGCCAACGAGTTGGCATTCGCAGCGAAGCTCAGCGACAACGGTTTGCCATACAAACCCGCTTGCTGATAGGCAGAAAACATCGTGTCTGGATCGCCTTTAAACTGGGAAGAGCCTGAATCTAAACAGAACCATTGCTTGGTGCTCTCATCCGACTGACAAAGAACCTCATCGCCCATTTTCATCACGGCTAACGGCGTTGTCCAAATATAATAAAGAGACGCGACATCTGAATTCGCAGCATAGCGTTCCCACGGCAGAAACAAGTATTCACGGCTGTTTACGTAATCTGGGTTTAGCGCCCCAAACGTCACCTCTCCTTGCTTGGAAACAGGATCGGTTTCAAACCCTACGTAAGGGCTCTCGGCAGAAATAACATTGTTCTCAACCAAAGACTCAAGAAAGTGAAAACGAGCTTCACTATGGCATTGATGATGGCCTCTAAGCGCACTTTTGGCTCCGTTGTTATTGAGCGGAATATGAGAATAACTCGGTAACCCAATACCTCCGTCCCAATTAAGCTCGTCAAACTGACTGCCGTCATAATGGCTTGAGAGGTAAAGATCGGAGTTAAGTGTTATGTCATTTTGTACTGATAATGTCAGCAAATCCTCTCCGCTCGAAACCACCATCTCTCCCCAAGGGCCAAAGTCCACGGTGATCGGGGTACGGTTAACCCATTCGAAACTGGAAGATGTTTTATAGTTGAACTCATCGCCACCAAAGTGATGACAAGTGTCTGGCCCACATAATGTCGAGGTCACCCAGTTAAAATTGCTGGCGGTATCAAAAGAAAACTTTAATGCTTGTATCGGAGTCCCGACACCGACTTCTGCATACCAAGGCGAAGCGCCATTGTTCTGAAATGGGCCTTTTTTAAGTGGAAGTGACAATCCCTTATTGTGCTCTCCAATACCCAGTTTAACGTTATCCATTACGTCATCCTTTACACAATTAATATAATCCACACCTCCATACTATTGACATATCAAACAATATCCATAGTAAATAAGCACTATTTGAGCGCTAAATTAGTAATATCTAATGACCTTCACGTTTTTTTGTATTTGAGTCTCGCGATACCATAAAACTGCAATGCCCTACCTAGCCATAAAAAGTGACAATAAGTTGGTCAGAGTTACAAACCCAAAGTGGGATATTGAGAACAAGGATTGAATTGAAGCAGGTACTAACATGAAAAGGGAGTAACACAAAAAAAGCGCAGCCCTTACGGAACTGCGCTTGAGCCTGTCACAGGCTGAATTAATCGACCATCAAACAAGATACGGCGTGAACGTCGTCACCTTTAATTTGCGGTTTTTGTTGTGCACATAACTCCGTTGCTTGAGGACAACGAGTACGGAACACACAACCTGATGGTGGATTCATTGGTGAAGGTAAGTCACCTTCAAGCATTTCAATTTTTTTCTTACGCTCTAGCTCTGGATCAGGAATTGGAACTGCTGACATCAGTGCACGAGTGTATGGGTGTTTAGGATTATCAAACAGGGCTTTAGATTCGCCCAATTCAACAGCATTACCTAAGTACATAACCAGTACGCGGTCTGAAATGTGTTTCACCACTGACAGATCGTGAGCAATGAAAACCAAGCTTAGATTCATCTCTTTTTGTATCTCTTGCAGCAGGTTGACTACCTGAGCTTGAATAGACACATCCAGAGCCGATACTGGCTCATCACAAATGATCATCTTCGGCTTAAGGATAAGCGCACGCGCAATACCAATACGCTGACACTGACCACCAGAGAACTCATGTGGATAACGGTTGATAACGTTAGGCAGTAAGCCTACCTTCATCATCATCTCTTTCACACGATCTTTCACGTCTTGCTTGGAAACTTCAGGGTAGAAGGTTTCCAACGGTTCAGCGATGATGTCTCCGATTGTCATTCGCGGGTTAAGCGATGCCAGTGGATCTTGGAAAATCATCTGAATCTCTTTACGAGTTTCACGACGCTGCACTTCTTGCATTTTAGTCAGGTCTTGACCCATCCAAACGACATCGCCGTCTGTCGCGTCCACTAAACCAACAATTGCTCGTGCAAAGGTAGATTTACCACAGCCAGATTCACCCACAACACCTAATGTTTCGCCTTCGTAAAGGTGAACATTAACGCCATCAACCGCTTTCAACGCCGTTGGTTTAGCCCATGGCCAAGCCGACTTAGAGGCAATGTTGAAGTGAACTTTCAGGTTTTTTATATCAAGGATTAATTTCTTTGCTTCACTCATTTTGTCCAAGTCTCCCAGTCAGAAAAACAAGCGCGTTGACGTCCTTCGCCGAATGGCAATAGGATTGGCGCTTCAGTCTTACAACGATCCGTTACACGATGGCAGCGCTCTTGATAAGGGCAACCTGGTGGTAGGCGAAGTAAGTTTGGTGGGTTGCCTGGAATGGTAGGCAAAATATCCCCTTCCGTATCCAAACGCGGAATCGCTTTTAATAGCCCTTCTGCGTACGGATGCGTTGGTTCATAGAAAATCTCGTTTACTGTGCCATATTCCATTGTACGACCGGCGTACATCACAAGCACTTTGTCACATGAGCCCGCCACAACACCAAGGTCGTGAGTGATCATAATGATGGCTGTGTTGAACTCTTTTTTCAGGTCGTTCAGTAGATCCATGATCTGCGCTTGAACCGTTACATCTAGAGCCGTTGTTGGCTCATCGGCAATCAATAGCTTTGGTCGACATAGTAGCGCCATTGCAATCATTACACGTTGACGCATACCGCCAGAGAATTCATGCGGATACATGGTAATACGTTTACGCGCTTCTGGGATTTTAACCGCATCGAGCATACGTACTGATTCTTCAAATGCTTCTGCTCTTCCCATGCCTTTGTGCAGCATCAACACTTCCATAAGCTGATCACTTACTTTCATGTATGGGTTAAGTGACGTCATTGGATCTTGGAAGATCATGGCGATCTGTTCTGCTCGAACTTTATTCAGTTCTTTTTCTGGCAGATTCAGTATTTCATTGCCTTCAAACTTTGCACTACCTGAGATGATACCGTTCTTGGCAAGCAAGCCCATTAAGGCAAACACAGTTTGTGATTTACCAGAACCAGACTCACCAACGATACCTAAGGTTTCGCCTTGATTAAGAGAGAAGTTTAAATCGTTAACTGCGGTTACGATTCCGTCTTGCGTGGTAAATTCAACACGCAGATCTTTGACATCTAATAAGCTCATATTGCTTTCCTTCTTATTATAGTTATCTGTCTTTTGGATCGAGTGCGTCACGAAGACCATCACCGACATAGTTAAAGCAGAACAGGGTCACGACCATGAAAGCTGCAGGGAATGCCAGTTGCCAAATTGCAACTTCCATTGTTTGCGAACCTTCTTGAAGCAATGCGCCCCAGCTAGTCATTGGCTCTTGTACACCAAGACCAAGGAAAGAAAGGAATGACTCGGTCAGAATCATAGATGGAATCAGTAGAGTTGAGTAAACCGCAACAATACCTAATACGTTTGGTACGATATGACGAGTGATGATTTTCCACTTGCTCACACCACATACGTGTGCCGCTTCGATGAATTCTTTACTACGTAAGCTCAGAGTCTGACCACGTACGATACGCGCCATATCAAGCCATGCAATCGCACCGATAGCAACAAAGATAAGCACGATGTTACGACCAAAGAAGGTCACCAATACGATAACCAAGAACATGAATGGTACTGCGTATAGGATTTCTAGGATACGCATCATGATACGGTCGGTACGGCCACCAATGAAACCTGATGCCGCGCCGTAAAGCGTACCAATAACAACGGCAACCAATGCACCGAGTACACCTACCATCAATGAAATTCGGCCACCCACTAGAGTACGGACGTATAAGTCTCGACCTAAGCTGTCGGTACCAAACCAGTGATCAGCGTTCGGGCCTACGTGCATTGCATACCAATCGGTATTATCGTAAGTGTAAGGGGCAATCATTGGCAAAAATATTACTGCCAAAGTTAAAACCGCTAGGATCGCCAGGCTCACCATTGCCGCTTTATTACGCATAAAACGGATACGGGCGTCCTGCCATAAACTGCGACCTTCAATTTCTAAGTTCTCAGAGAACTTTTCGATCGCATCTAAATTTTCTTT includes the following:
- a CDS encoding ABC transporter ATP-binding protein; the encoded protein is MSLLDVKDLRVEFTTQDGIVTAVNDLNFSLNQGETLGIVGESGSGKSQTVFALMGLLAKNGIISGSAKFEGNEILNLPEKELNKVRAEQIAMIFQDPMTSLNPYMKVSDQLMEVLMLHKGMGRAEAFEESVRMLDAVKIPEARKRITMYPHEFSGGMRQRVMIAMALLCRPKLLIADEPTTALDVTVQAQIMDLLNDLKKEFNTAIIMITHDLGVVAGSCDKVLVMYAGRTMEYGTVNEIFYEPTHPYAEGLLKAIPRLDTEGDILPTIPGNPPNLLRLPPGCPYQERCHRVTDRCKTEAPILLPFGEGRQRACFSDWETWTK
- the oppF gene encoding murein tripeptide/oligopeptide ABC transporter ATP binding protein OppF; translation: MSEAKKLILDIKNLKVHFNIASKSAWPWAKPTALKAVDGVNVHLYEGETLGVVGESGCGKSTFARAIVGLVDATDGDVVWMGQDLTKMQEVQRRETRKEIQMIFQDPLASLNPRMTIGDIIAEPLETFYPEVSKQDVKDRVKEMMMKVGLLPNVINRYPHEFSGGQCQRIGIARALILKPKMIICDEPVSALDVSIQAQVVNLLQEIQKEMNLSLVFIAHDLSVVKHISDRVLVMYLGNAVELGESKALFDNPKHPYTRALMSAVPIPDPELERKKKIEMLEGDLPSPMNPPSGCVFRTRCPQATELCAQQKPQIKGDDVHAVSCLMVD
- a CDS encoding PAS domain-containing protein — its product is MRQSFDQNEHDDVVRECFSKLWKHSVDLMFIMAVEPNGEFTLYDNNPASRAIMGFEPDDPIHRYNIRETWDDDIVEGLYETYRQAIAARKPVSFEQFATKDEKPVFVDTLFVPIFDANDEPIFVCGVARDISRIKEAEQMALDANIKLQEYSQALEGINSELDEKVKARTQELEAITHDLEMALEAKSSFVSRISHEIRTPINAMLGLSNLLKKISVR
- the oppC gene encoding oligopeptide ABC transporter permease OppC — encoded protein: MLTKKENLDAIEKFSENLEIEGRSLWQDARIRFMRNKAAMVSLAILAVLTLAVIFLPMIAPYTYDNTDWYAMHVGPNADHWFGTDSLGRDLYVRTLVGGRISLMVGVLGALVAVVIGTLYGAASGFIGGRTDRIMMRILEILYAVPFMFLVIVLVTFFGRNIVLIFVAIGAIAWLDMARIVRGQTLSLRSKEFIEAAHVCGVSKWKIITRHIVPNVLGIVAVYSTLLIPSMILTESFLSFLGLGVQEPMTSWGALLQEGSQTMEVAIWQLAFPAAFMVVTLFCFNYVGDGLRDALDPKDR
- a CDS encoding pepsin-like aspartic protease — encoded protein: MDNVKLGIGEHNKGLSLPLKKGPFQNNGASPWYAEVGVGTPIQALKFSFDTASNFNWVTSTLCGPDTCHHFGGDEFNYKTSSSFEWVNRTPITVDFGPWGEMVVSSGEDLLTLSVQNDITLNSDLYLSSHYDGSQFDELNWDGGIGLPSYSHIPLNNNGAKSALRGHHQCHSEARFHFLESLVENNVISAESPYVGFETDPVSKQGEVTFGALNPDYVNSREYLFLPWERYAANSDVASLYYIWTTPLAVMKMGDEVLCQSDESTKQWFCLDSGSSQFKGDPDTMFSAYQQAGLYGKPLSLSFAANANSLAGEIEIPKDLYDVTIEHGDLEGKTVPQFQPMQGLDALTLVGSVVMDSLYTVYQYRMNDAGQLEPVGMWLFNKPEGPQVIKTRQTKPPAIYQKDFSSDFKLTGRWENSYGSQMDLLTQPSGEVWGTYSSTTGASGCYYVYGWSSEHNPTQAEGQAVALAITWRAHDADAEPNDSWRWMSTYCGQMVNDTQLSVINSLVATNHYGGAQVGDFIDKLMFDKCSSVEKQEDNQLLSNLFNQSELVSSPFNGTWWDEQHELTLQCAVVDERQGLLNVQFEQHNKVTTLKGFADTLPALLGADVERRSLSVAGKGLSGLPISVSGYLDREADKLIVNLWTAHGTSVEDSYMQANAQQLCFTRMCTSRS